The following coding sequences lie in one Pseudarthrobacter phenanthrenivorans Sphe3 genomic window:
- the cydD gene encoding thiol reductant ABC exporter subunit CydD encodes MRPTLPPGPATRSALYLLGLLAALKALSLVLMAQAVASVLAGLVAGDQRWDGQLAWGLAGVVLRSLTVWGQAVAARRAALGIKEELRAGLLERALRNGARGTGPADGGLAVLATRGLDALDNYYTQFLPALVNCAAIPLLLGARILFADWVSAVVIVLTVPLVPLFMVLIGRYTEDNVREAQASLARLSAHMLELAKGLPVLVGLGRATAQRKALEEISEEYRVRTMGTLRTAFLSALALELIATISVAVVAVFIGVRLVHGDMPLEAGLLALILAPDCYLPLRELGTAHHASDDGRVALAQTTAVTEAPEPSPLPAAKAGRPGAPVTVNGLTVSYSGRSGPAVGPISFTAPQSRITALDGPSGAGKSTILGVLAGTVGHGAGTSVTGTLEGLDRSTLAWVPQHPVMLAETVLEEVALYVSGELHGLRRAGVEETARKCLARAAAAHLEHQHPAELSPGELRRVALARGLARIEAGATVLLLDEPTAHLDDGSARAVEDAISRLRGRVTVILVAHNQRTRSLADHLVPVGTAGPTAPGAGAALDAARVPQDAARPPQAAAANAKLAATPATAPAAPAAAAGPSASRTVPGLLAALLAPVRGRFAAAAAVGTLAAVFAVALSGLSGWLIIRASEQPPILYLLTAIVGVRFFGIGRAVLRYWERLLLHDAVFAALTLLRGRLWETLSRRALALRRLLQGGNVLGTVIDDVDTVRDLLPRVVLPPVTAVAVSVLALATTWLLVPEAFPAVLAAAAASLVLAPAVALWADRKSATAEQLLKSGVLRRISAALDARAELQANGVAAPVLAGLRAQDRSATRASQRSAWADGLGHAFTTASCCAAALAAAWLAAPAVLAGRLEPATAAVVVLLLLALVEPYAAMTTAVRQFPALQTVLRRVAASGALDDDPLTSGAISADGLQQVPPRHGGTPGVELAALSAAWPGGAPVFAGLNAVAEPGRWLAVTGPSGSGKSTLLSVLLGFLPPAAGQARVTGRAAWCPQEAHLFDSTIRGNLLLGRPAGGQAAADGRQGDDDELRAVLAAVGLSGLVERLPAGLDTRIGPGGAFLSGGERQRLAVARTLMTGAEVILLDEPTAHLDAEAARAMLADLRMGLRTRTVVLVTHNPADIHAEDARLVLTARPGEEPGSAAPAYAAAGER; translated from the coding sequence ATGCGTCCAACCCTCCCGCCAGGCCCGGCAACCCGCTCCGCCCTCTACCTTCTTGGCCTGCTGGCAGCCCTGAAGGCACTGTCACTGGTCCTGATGGCCCAGGCGGTGGCCTCGGTCCTTGCGGGCCTGGTAGCGGGAGACCAGCGCTGGGACGGGCAGCTTGCCTGGGGGCTGGCCGGCGTGGTCCTGCGCTCCCTGACCGTCTGGGGGCAGGCGGTAGCAGCCCGCCGTGCGGCACTCGGCATCAAGGAGGAGTTGCGCGCCGGACTTCTCGAAAGGGCGCTTCGCAACGGCGCCCGGGGGACCGGGCCCGCGGACGGCGGGCTGGCGGTCCTGGCAACCCGCGGCCTGGACGCGCTGGACAACTACTACACGCAGTTCCTGCCCGCGCTGGTGAACTGTGCCGCGATTCCGCTGCTGCTGGGCGCGAGGATCCTCTTCGCGGACTGGGTCAGCGCGGTGGTGATTGTCCTGACGGTACCGCTCGTGCCGCTGTTCATGGTGCTGATCGGCCGCTACACGGAAGACAATGTCCGGGAAGCGCAGGCATCCCTGGCGCGGCTCTCCGCCCACATGCTGGAACTGGCCAAAGGCCTGCCGGTCCTGGTGGGACTGGGACGCGCCACTGCCCAGCGCAAGGCCCTGGAGGAAATCTCGGAAGAGTACCGGGTCCGCACCATGGGGACCCTGCGGACCGCCTTCCTGTCGGCGCTGGCGCTGGAGCTGATCGCCACCATTTCCGTGGCCGTGGTGGCAGTTTTCATCGGCGTCCGGCTGGTGCACGGCGATATGCCGCTCGAAGCCGGCCTGCTGGCCCTGATCCTGGCACCGGACTGCTACCTTCCGCTGCGTGAGCTGGGTACCGCCCACCATGCCAGCGACGACGGCAGGGTGGCCCTGGCCCAAACCACCGCGGTCACGGAGGCGCCGGAGCCGAGTCCGCTTCCGGCAGCCAAGGCCGGCCGGCCCGGGGCGCCGGTCACTGTCAACGGCCTGACGGTGAGCTACAGCGGACGGTCCGGCCCCGCCGTCGGACCGATCAGCTTCACCGCGCCCCAGAGCAGGATCACCGCCTTGGACGGGCCCAGCGGCGCAGGCAAGAGCACCATCCTTGGCGTACTGGCCGGGACGGTTGGGCACGGTGCCGGCACTTCCGTCACCGGAACCCTCGAGGGCCTTGACCGCAGCACCCTGGCCTGGGTGCCGCAGCATCCTGTCATGCTTGCGGAAACTGTGCTGGAGGAGGTGGCGCTCTACGTTTCCGGTGAGCTGCACGGCCTCCGACGCGCCGGAGTGGAGGAAACTGCCCGGAAATGCCTGGCTCGGGCCGCCGCAGCCCACCTGGAGCACCAGCACCCTGCGGAGCTCAGCCCGGGTGAGCTGCGGCGGGTGGCCCTTGCCCGGGGGCTGGCCAGGATTGAGGCCGGGGCCACTGTCCTGCTGCTTGATGAGCCCACTGCGCACCTGGATGACGGCTCGGCCCGGGCGGTTGAAGACGCCATCAGCAGACTCCGCGGCCGCGTCACCGTCATCCTGGTGGCGCACAACCAGCGCACCCGCAGCCTCGCCGACCATCTGGTGCCGGTGGGCACAGCCGGGCCCACCGCCCCCGGCGCCGGGGCCGCGCTGGACGCCGCCCGGGTCCCGCAGGACGCCGCCCGGCCACCGCAGGCCGCCGCCGCGAACGCGAAACTGGCGGCCACACCAGCAACCGCACCGGCAGCCCCGGCAGCTGCCGCCGGCCCCAGCGCCAGCCGCACCGTCCCGGGCCTGCTTGCGGCGCTCCTGGCCCCGGTCCGCGGCCGGTTTGCCGCGGCAGCTGCTGTAGGCACCCTCGCAGCGGTCTTCGCCGTTGCCCTGTCCGGGCTGTCCGGCTGGCTGATCATCAGGGCCAGCGAGCAGCCTCCCATCCTGTACCTGCTCACTGCCATCGTGGGGGTGCGGTTCTTCGGGATCGGACGGGCCGTGCTCCGCTACTGGGAACGGCTCCTCCTGCACGATGCCGTGTTCGCGGCACTCACCCTGCTCCGCGGCCGGCTCTGGGAGACGTTGAGCCGCAGGGCACTCGCCCTTCGCCGCCTGCTCCAGGGCGGCAACGTCCTGGGAACGGTGATCGACGACGTCGATACCGTCCGCGACCTCCTGCCGCGCGTTGTGCTGCCGCCCGTCACCGCCGTTGCGGTGTCCGTCCTGGCGCTGGCCACCACCTGGCTGCTGGTGCCGGAGGCGTTCCCCGCCGTGCTGGCCGCCGCCGCGGCAAGCCTGGTGCTGGCCCCGGCGGTGGCGCTCTGGGCGGACAGGAAATCGGCCACCGCCGAGCAGCTCCTGAAGTCCGGGGTCCTGCGTCGCATTTCCGCTGCCCTTGACGCCCGCGCCGAACTGCAGGCCAACGGTGTTGCGGCACCGGTGCTGGCCGGGCTGCGCGCCCAGGACCGCAGCGCCACCCGGGCGTCCCAGCGGTCCGCCTGGGCGGACGGCCTGGGGCACGCGTTCACCACCGCCTCCTGCTGCGCGGCAGCCCTGGCAGCGGCCTGGCTGGCAGCTCCCGCCGTCCTTGCCGGCCGGCTCGAGCCCGCAACGGCCGCCGTCGTCGTGCTGCTGCTTCTCGCGCTGGTGGAACCCTACGCGGCCATGACGACGGCGGTCCGCCAGTTCCCGGCGCTGCAGACCGTCCTGCGGCGCGTCGCCGCTTCCGGCGCCCTGGACGACGATCCTCTTACGTCCGGAGCGATCTCCGCCGACGGCCTGCAGCAGGTGCCGCCCCGCCATGGCGGGACTCCCGGCGTCGAGCTCGCCGCCCTTTCGGCTGCCTGGCCGGGCGGTGCGCCGGTGTTCGCCGGACTCAATGCCGTGGCGGAACCGGGCCGCTGGCTGGCAGTGACCGGGCCTTCCGGCTCCGGCAAGTCCACCCTGCTTTCTGTGCTGCTTGGCTTCCTCCCGCCCGCGGCGGGGCAGGCCCGGGTGACCGGCCGGGCCGCCTGGTGCCCCCAGGAGGCGCACCTCTTTGACTCGACCATCCGCGGCAACCTGCTGCTGGGCCGGCCGGCAGGAGGGCAGGCCGCAGCAGACGGAAGGCAGGGGGACGACGACGAACTTCGCGCGGTGCTCGCCGCCGTCGGACTGTCCGGCCTGGTGGAGCGGCTGCCCGCAGGGCTGGACACGAGGATTGGTCCCGGCGGGGCCTTCCTGAGCGGCGGGGAACGGCAGCGGCTGGCCGTGGCCCGCACCCTGATGACGGGAGCCGAGGTCATCCTGCTGGATGAGCCGACGGCGCACCTCGATGCTGAAGCGGCGCGGGCAATGCTCGCGGACCTTCGCATGGGGCTGCGCACGCGCACCGTAGTGCTGGTGACCCACAACCCGGCGGACATCCACGCGGAGGACGCACGGCTGGTGCTAACGGCCCGTCCCGGCGAGGAGCCGGGCAGCGCGGCGCCAGCGTATGCGGCGGCAGGGGAGCGTTAG
- a CDS encoding DinB family protein translates to MPIVPDEKDWTWVLTRPCPECSFDASTVTPSTVPGSIENMLPRWRAVLRRPDAVERPDDHTWSPLEYACHVRDVFSLFDQRLNLMLDSDDARFQDWDQDRTAIEKDYAGADPAVVSAELTAEGKQAAESFAGVREAEWGRKGLRSNGSEFTVLTLAQYFLHDVVHHLHDVNG, encoded by the coding sequence ATGCCTATCGTTCCTGATGAGAAGGACTGGACCTGGGTCCTGACGCGTCCCTGCCCGGAGTGCTCGTTTGATGCCTCCACCGTCACCCCGTCCACGGTACCGGGGAGCATTGAAAATATGCTGCCCCGCTGGCGGGCCGTGCTGCGCAGGCCGGACGCGGTGGAGCGCCCCGACGACCACACCTGGTCACCGTTGGAGTACGCCTGCCATGTCCGGGATGTTTTCAGCCTTTTTGACCAGCGGCTGAACCTCATGCTGGATTCGGACGACGCACGGTTCCAGGACTGGGACCAGGACCGGACGGCCATCGAGAAGGACTATGCCGGCGCCGATCCCGCCGTGGTGAGCGCCGAGCTGACGGCGGAGGGCAAGCAGGCCGCAGAGTCCTTTGCCGGTGTCCGGGAAGCGGAATGGGGCCGGAAAGGGCTGCGCAGCAACGGCTCCGAATTCACCGTGCTCACCCTGGCCCAGTATTTCCTGCACGACGTGGTCCACCACCTTCACGACGTCAACGGCTAA
- a CDS encoding DNA gyrase/topoisomerase IV subunit A, protein MARRQSSAPPADNTPYTENIVDIDVTSEMEGSFLEYAYSVIYSRALPDARDGLKPVQRRILYMMSDMGLRPDRGHVKSARVVGEVMGKLHPHGDTAIYDAMVRMAQDFSLRLPLIDGHGNFGSLDDGPAAPRYTEARLAAAALTLTDHLDEDVVDFVPNYDNQLTQPDVLPAAFPNLLVNGATGIAVGMATNMAPHNLVEVISAARHLIANPDATLDDLMRFVPGPDLPSGGRIVGLDGIRDAYATGRGSFKTRAKVEVEQLSARRTGLVVTELPYMVGPEKVIEKIKDAVNAKKLTGISDIVDLTDRKHGLRLVIELKNGFNPNAVLQQLYRYSPMEDSFGINNVTLVDGQPQTLGLVQLLTVYVNHRIDVVRRRTVFRLGKKKDRLHLVEGLLIAIVDIDEVIQIIRSSDEAAAARARLMSIYDLTEIQANYILELRLRQLTKYSRIELEKEQDELRREIAELEAILGSEERLRTLVSDELGAIAEEHGTPRRTVLLESEAVSPTIAADLALAAGKKGKAVPLALEIADDPCWAILTASGQIARTSNQEPLAEAGPRTKHDVFTSVVKTSARGEIAAVTSQGRMLRLQVMDMPVLPPMSGLPNLAGGVPAKEFLTLLKGETLVAFAPLDEVLAVGTAQGVVKRVQPDYPLNREDWEIISLKDKDFVVGVAPAGADDAELVFLTSQAQLLKFAAASVRPQGRTAGGMVGIKLAAGDRVLFFGAVQPKDEAAVVVTIAGTTGALPGTAPGTAKVTAFSEYPAKGRATAGVRAHRFLKGEDTLLLAWAGHGPAKASSAAGVARSLPQEHGRRDGSGVPLSQPVDAVGPAMAWQDPA, encoded by the coding sequence ATGGCCCGCCGCCAAAGTTCAGCCCCTCCCGCGGACAACACCCCTTACACGGAGAACATCGTGGACATCGATGTGACCTCCGAAATGGAGGGTTCCTTCCTGGAGTACGCATATTCGGTGATCTACTCCCGGGCCCTTCCTGACGCCCGTGACGGGCTCAAGCCGGTGCAGCGCCGCATCCTGTACATGATGAGCGACATGGGCCTGCGCCCTGACCGGGGCCACGTGAAGAGTGCCCGCGTGGTGGGCGAGGTGATGGGCAAGCTGCACCCGCACGGCGACACCGCCATTTACGACGCCATGGTGCGCATGGCGCAGGACTTCTCGCTGCGGCTGCCCCTGATTGACGGGCACGGGAACTTCGGCTCGCTCGACGACGGCCCGGCGGCGCCGCGGTACACGGAGGCGCGGCTGGCGGCGGCGGCCCTGACGCTCACCGACCACCTTGACGAAGACGTGGTGGACTTCGTCCCCAACTACGACAACCAGCTGACCCAGCCGGATGTCCTGCCGGCCGCTTTCCCCAATCTGCTGGTCAACGGGGCCACCGGCATCGCCGTCGGCATGGCCACCAACATGGCCCCGCACAACCTGGTGGAAGTCATCTCGGCCGCCCGGCACCTGATTGCCAACCCGGACGCCACGCTGGATGACCTCATGCGCTTCGTGCCCGGCCCGGACCTGCCCAGCGGGGGGCGGATTGTGGGGCTGGACGGGATCCGCGACGCATATGCCACCGGGCGCGGGTCGTTCAAGACTCGGGCCAAGGTGGAGGTGGAGCAGCTGTCCGCGCGCCGGACCGGCCTGGTGGTCACCGAACTGCCGTACATGGTGGGGCCTGAAAAGGTCATCGAGAAGATCAAGGACGCCGTCAACGCCAAGAAGCTGACGGGCATCAGCGACATCGTCGACCTGACGGACCGCAAGCACGGCCTGCGCCTGGTCATCGAGCTCAAGAACGGCTTCAACCCCAACGCGGTGCTCCAGCAGCTCTACCGCTATTCGCCGATGGAGGACTCCTTCGGCATCAACAACGTCACGCTGGTGGACGGCCAGCCGCAGACCCTTGGCCTGGTGCAGCTGCTCACGGTGTACGTGAACCACCGGATCGATGTGGTGCGCCGGCGGACGGTGTTCCGGCTGGGGAAGAAGAAGGACCGCCTGCACCTGGTGGAGGGCCTCCTCATCGCCATCGTGGACATCGACGAGGTCATCCAGATCATCCGGTCCTCGGACGAGGCCGCGGCAGCCCGGGCCCGGCTGATGTCCATCTACGACCTCACGGAAATCCAGGCCAACTACATCCTGGAGCTCCGGCTGCGCCAGCTGACCAAGTACTCCAGGATCGAGCTGGAGAAGGAGCAGGACGAGCTGCGCCGCGAGATCGCGGAGCTGGAGGCCATCCTTGGGTCGGAGGAGCGGCTCCGGACCCTGGTTTCGGATGAGCTGGGCGCCATTGCCGAGGAGCACGGCACCCCGCGCCGCACCGTCCTGCTGGAATCCGAGGCCGTGTCCCCCACCATCGCCGCCGACCTTGCCCTGGCCGCCGGGAAGAAGGGCAAGGCAGTGCCGCTGGCCTTGGAGATCGCGGACGACCCGTGCTGGGCCATCCTGACTGCGTCCGGGCAGATCGCGCGTACCAGCAACCAGGAGCCGCTGGCGGAAGCGGGGCCCCGGACCAAGCACGACGTCTTTACTTCCGTGGTGAAGACATCGGCACGCGGCGAGATTGCCGCCGTCACCTCCCAGGGGCGCATGCTGCGCCTGCAGGTGATGGACATGCCGGTCCTTCCGCCGATGTCAGGGCTTCCCAACCTCGCCGGCGGAGTCCCCGCCAAGGAATTCCTGACGCTGTTAAAGGGGGAAACCCTGGTGGCCTTCGCTCCGCTGGACGAAGTGCTGGCGGTCGGCACCGCGCAGGGCGTGGTGAAACGGGTCCAGCCGGACTATCCCCTGAACCGGGAGGACTGGGAGATCATCTCCTTGAAGGACAAGGACTTTGTGGTGGGGGTTGCCCCCGCGGGGGCCGACGATGCAGAACTGGTGTTCCTTACCAGCCAGGCCCAGTTGCTGAAGTTCGCCGCGGCCAGCGTGCGGCCGCAGGGCCGCACGGCGGGCGGCATGGTGGGCATCAAGCTGGCCGCCGGCGACCGCGTATTGTTCTTTGGTGCCGTCCAGCCCAAGGACGAGGCCGCCGTCGTTGTGACGATTGCCGGCACCACCGGCGCGCTTCCGGGAACGGCCCCGGGAACGGCAAAGGTCACCGCGTTCTCGGAGTACCCGGCCAAGGGGCGCGCCACGGCCGGTGTGCGGGCCCACCGTTTCCTGAAGGGTGAGGACACCCTGTTGCTGGCCTGGGCGGGCCATGGGCCTGCCAAGGCTTCCTCCGCCGCGGGCGTTGCCCGGTCCCTGCCGCAGGAGCACGGACGGCGGGACGGGTCCGGCGTGCCGCTCTCCCAGCCGGTGGATGCGGTGGGTCCCGCCATGGCCTGGCAGGATCCCGCCTAG
- a CDS encoding bifunctional acetate--CoA ligase family protein/GNAT family N-acetyltransferase, translated as MVEQPVDGEYPEHWEADVVLRDGGTAHLRPIHPSDADAVQKFHMGQSQNSIYMRFFAFKAKLSSKELKRFTEVDYKDRVAFVITIGGEIVGIGRYDRLDDPAEAEVAFNIADSHQGRGIGSILLEHLAAAAHENGIRRFSAEVLPENRKMLMVFSDAGYDVKRHFDDGVVSLEFNIDPTEKSRAVMESREHRAEARSVRDLLTPSSIAVIGASRKWGTVGYQLLEHIIEGGFPGPVYAINPEALELAGMMSFGRLSEVPERVQLAVVAVPYEEVSAVVADCAAAGVKGLVIASAGFADDGERGLLRQRDLVRQARANGMRVIGPASLGIVNTHPDVSLNASMAPTLPLRGGLGLFSQSAAIGVSLYAASSRRRLGLSTFLSAGNRADVSGNDMMQYWEDDSDTSAVGLYLESIGNPRKFSRLARRLARIKPVIVAKSDAMGLRLPPGHAVRTTQAPAGALDAMLRQSGVIRVETIEQLMDVAQVVSGQPLPAGPGLAICSNSQALGKVVADSASSHGLTVAQLVAGVDLDAGQSIALPALRSELLAALESDAVHGAVAALLPARGLTVDTIAEVLAECSVKAGKPVVAAFTGILDPSVYVEGMVGAPDPAKPAGQAVPCFSNPGAAVAALAAVVRYSEWVSRDQGHFVEPEGCDPQSARHELETLLRDVRGDQLKQLDQAAASSLLGHYGITVLPSKGFDTPDEAVAAADTLGWPVALKTTDPSLRHRLDLGGVRLDIQDPESLRANVVQMRRTLSRYGDPALEVQSMAPVGQACTFRAIEDPLLGPVISFGLAGDAVNLLDDWAHRVPPLSAADVHDFIRAPRAARKLFGYQGLPPVDVAALEDLAGRLAWLKDSHPEIALVEFNPVLCGVSGAVILAADVRIGNAAHRTDSARRAMLG; from the coding sequence ATGGTGGAACAGCCCGTGGACGGCGAATATCCGGAACATTGGGAAGCCGATGTCGTCCTGCGCGACGGTGGAACCGCGCATCTGCGGCCCATCCACCCCTCGGACGCGGACGCCGTCCAGAAGTTCCACATGGGACAGTCCCAGAACTCAATCTACATGCGCTTCTTCGCCTTCAAGGCCAAGCTCTCCAGCAAGGAGCTCAAGCGGTTCACCGAAGTGGACTACAAGGACCGCGTGGCGTTCGTCATCACCATTGGCGGAGAAATCGTGGGAATCGGCCGGTATGACCGCCTGGACGACCCCGCCGAGGCCGAAGTGGCCTTCAACATCGCGGACTCGCACCAGGGCAGGGGCATCGGTTCCATCCTGCTGGAACACCTCGCCGCCGCAGCCCATGAAAACGGAATCCGCCGCTTCAGCGCCGAGGTGCTGCCGGAAAACCGCAAGATGCTGATGGTGTTCTCCGACGCCGGATATGATGTCAAGCGCCATTTCGACGACGGCGTGGTGAGCCTGGAGTTCAACATCGACCCCACGGAAAAATCACGGGCCGTGATGGAGTCCCGCGAGCACCGCGCAGAGGCGAGGAGCGTGCGCGACCTGCTGACGCCGTCGTCCATTGCGGTGATCGGTGCCAGCCGGAAGTGGGGGACGGTGGGGTACCAGCTGCTGGAGCACATCATTGAGGGCGGCTTCCCCGGGCCGGTCTACGCCATCAACCCCGAGGCCCTGGAGCTGGCGGGCATGATGTCCTTCGGCAGGCTTTCCGAAGTCCCGGAGCGGGTGCAGCTGGCGGTGGTCGCCGTCCCCTACGAGGAAGTATCCGCCGTCGTGGCCGACTGTGCGGCGGCAGGGGTGAAGGGCCTGGTGATCGCTTCGGCAGGCTTCGCGGACGACGGCGAACGCGGCCTCCTACGGCAGCGGGACCTGGTGCGGCAGGCCAGGGCCAACGGGATGCGCGTGATCGGCCCGGCATCCCTGGGAATCGTGAACACCCACCCCGACGTGTCACTGAACGCGTCGATGGCGCCCACGCTGCCGCTGCGGGGCGGCCTGGGGCTGTTCTCCCAGTCAGCCGCGATCGGCGTTTCCCTCTATGCCGCCTCGAGCCGCCGCCGGCTGGGCCTGTCCACCTTCCTGTCCGCCGGGAACCGCGCCGACGTGTCCGGCAACGACATGATGCAGTACTGGGAAGATGACTCCGACACTTCCGCGGTCGGCCTTTACCTTGAATCGATCGGCAACCCGCGCAAGTTCTCCCGCCTGGCCCGGCGCCTGGCCCGGATCAAGCCCGTCATCGTGGCCAAGTCCGACGCCATGGGCCTGCGGCTGCCGCCGGGGCACGCCGTACGCACCACGCAGGCACCGGCCGGCGCCCTCGACGCCATGCTTCGCCAGTCCGGCGTCATCAGGGTGGAAACCATCGAGCAACTGATGGACGTGGCCCAGGTGGTCTCAGGCCAGCCGCTGCCCGCGGGGCCGGGGCTGGCCATCTGCAGCAACTCCCAGGCGCTGGGGAAAGTCGTTGCGGACAGTGCCTCCTCCCACGGGCTCACAGTCGCGCAGCTGGTGGCCGGGGTGGACCTCGACGCCGGCCAGTCGATTGCCCTGCCGGCCTTGCGGAGTGAACTGCTGGCCGCGTTGGAGTCCGATGCCGTCCATGGTGCCGTTGCCGCGTTGCTTCCGGCCCGCGGGCTCACCGTGGACACCATCGCCGAAGTGCTTGCCGAATGCTCCGTCAAAGCGGGGAAACCTGTCGTGGCCGCCTTCACGGGGATCCTCGATCCCTCGGTCTACGTGGAAGGCATGGTGGGTGCCCCGGACCCTGCCAAACCTGCCGGCCAGGCCGTCCCCTGCTTTTCGAACCCCGGGGCCGCCGTGGCCGCGCTCGCAGCCGTGGTGCGGTACTCGGAGTGGGTCTCGCGCGACCAGGGCCATTTCGTGGAACCGGAAGGCTGCGATCCGCAGAGCGCACGGCATGAGCTTGAAACCCTCCTGCGGGACGTGAGAGGGGACCAGCTCAAACAGTTGGACCAGGCTGCCGCATCCTCACTGCTGGGCCACTACGGCATCACCGTGCTGCCCTCTAAGGGCTTTGACACCCCTGACGAGGCGGTGGCGGCCGCCGACACGCTTGGGTGGCCGGTGGCACTGAAAACCACCGACCCGTCGCTGCGCCACCGGCTCGACCTCGGGGGAGTGCGACTGGACATCCAGGACCCCGAGTCCCTGCGCGCCAACGTGGTGCAGATGCGGCGGACGTTGTCCCGCTACGGCGACCCTGCACTGGAAGTCCAGAGCATGGCACCGGTCGGGCAGGCCTGCACCTTCCGGGCCATCGAGGACCCCCTGCTGGGGCCTGTCATTTCGTTCGGCCTGGCCGGCGACGCCGTCAACCTGCTGGATGACTGGGCGCACCGGGTGCCACCGCTGTCCGCAGCCGACGTGCACGATTTCATCCGCGCTCCGCGGGCAGCCCGCAAACTCTTCGGCTACCAGGGCCTCCCGCCCGTTGATGTCGCAGCGCTGGAGGACCTTGCCGGCAGGCTGGCCTGGCTGAAAGACAGCCACCCCGAGATTGCCCTGGTGGAATTCAACCCCGTGCTCTGCGGCGTCTCCGGTGCCGTGATCCTGGCCGCTGATGTGCGGATCGGCAACGCTGCCCACCGCACCGACAGTGCCCGCAGGGCGATGCTCGGCTGA
- a CDS encoding DUF5998 family protein — MSSQPPASAPETPGNENQAVRHSSHNHSAQGQSLDGALQKAGFYPRLVADVVDDALDGRDCVAHLVHLETHFDRAEVRRHITVLVLTSDMLVITHVDDQQLDEAGEQIVAQISTESVPVAQIRSVVLSYMYAQPQNYKPSDPVREVTLSIAWSGGQRLDMGPASCGDPQCEADHGYSGTIAQEDIVLRISAEADGLQAVQDAKLFARALRAVNTGSAAPVPHIQSMPPRPRSGVFGNRLSRGHQQR; from the coding sequence ATGAGCTCACAGCCTCCCGCGTCGGCGCCCGAAACGCCCGGCAATGAAAACCAGGCCGTCCGCCACAGCTCACACAACCACAGCGCCCAGGGCCAAAGCCTGGACGGCGCGCTCCAGAAGGCGGGTTTCTACCCCCGCCTCGTGGCCGACGTGGTGGATGATGCCCTGGACGGCCGCGACTGTGTTGCCCACCTGGTGCACCTGGAGACCCACTTTGACCGGGCTGAGGTGCGCCGCCACATCACCGTGCTGGTGCTGACCTCGGACATGCTGGTGATCACCCACGTGGACGATCAGCAGCTCGATGAGGCCGGCGAACAGATCGTGGCCCAGATCTCCACCGAATCCGTCCCCGTGGCGCAAATCCGGTCAGTGGTCCTCAGCTACATGTACGCCCAGCCGCAGAACTACAAACCGTCAGACCCGGTACGCGAGGTCACCCTGTCCATTGCCTGGTCCGGCGGACAGCGGCTGGACATGGGACCTGCAAGCTGCGGCGACCCACAGTGCGAAGCGGACCACGGTTACAGCGGCACGATTGCGCAGGAGGACATTGTCCTGCGGATCAGCGCCGAGGCGGACGGGCTGCAGGCAGTCCAGGACGCCAAGCTCTTCGCCCGCGCGCTGCGCGCCGTCAACACCGGCTCCGCCGCGCCGGTGCCGCACATCCAGTCCATGCCACCGCGTCCGCGGTCCGGCGTCTTCGGCAACCGGCTGAGCCGCGGGCACCAGCAGCGCTGA